Within Porites lutea chromosome 2, jaPorLute2.1, whole genome shotgun sequence, the genomic segment AAGGCACATCCTGAAAATCCATGGTTTAAAGttgttaattttatttctcCCAGTTATCGGGCCAAAAAACTATGCCCCCTAAATGCATTTCATTACTTTCAACTTCTTCTTTCAAAGAAATTGTTCGTAGTGTTTTCCGCAAAATCTTCGGAGAGATTCTGTAAATCGAATTTAGTATCGACAACTGAATGTCACTGATCGGACTTTTGATGGAAGAGGATGAATCGTCATTGCttggtaaacaaaatttttatacCTGTCCTCATTTCTTTCTCAAAAGGCTGAGCTAGGAGAATTGTGGGATTCGTTTGCTTGgatacacaaaagaaaaaacaaatcaaaacaaagagacaaacaaataaCCTCTTCCGCAATGATCGgcaactaccgtaaaattccgaaaataagccccgaggcttatatttttcaaaggccctttttgaggggcttatttttggagggcttatctacggagggaaatttgcgtttcaaaatcgattgggctagccttaaaGTTGGAAGGAactttaccgtttttgctttgttttactttgtatttgagggcaattttccaagtacaagcccccgggggcttatatttagagaggcgatttaacggagggttttttttttgggggggggggcttatattcagaggggcttatacatggaggggcttattttcggaattttacggcatTCTGTCTCTCTACTATGGTGCTTGGAAACAACAGGATCAGATAAATCAATCTTTATATAGAGGTACGACGGTTCCAACAATAATCTGAAACAATGAAACCGATAAGGACATCTGATATCATGTCACCACTGTGATTATACTTTTTCACTCAAACAAGATAACATGatgactttgaaaaaaaatgctgGAAAGGAAAGATAAAAGACACATAATATCATTTTTAAGTTCTTGTATGGGTGAACTTAATATTGTATATTTTCGCGTATCATAATTTTGCCAGCATTGGGCGATGAATCGAAGGTATTAAACGGCCTTGAAAACTTCACCAAGAGTATTTAGAAGTTTTAGCCCGAGAGAGCAtaacttcattaaaaaaaaaaacagcaaatttaATGTTTGCACCTTTTTCTGATCATGAGTTTCGAAAATGGTCGCAAAATTAATTTCTGCATTCTTTTCCATTAATTTATTTCAGGTATGCATGCACCTGTTCACATCGATGCTATCAAGAGAGTATAAATGGGCTACTGAGCCCCTTTTCACTCTCTTGGTGTTATTATTCATGTCCTTGTCGTCATTTTTTAATGTGACTTTTGTTTTAGTCTTACCGATCCACAATTCTCATCAGTCAGCTAATAGCTTTTGGCCACGTCAAACTAAATCATGGGAGAACATTCTTTTCTCCATGGCGATGAAATGTGTGtctatgttgtggttcaattttatccttgatttaaattttatttccttttgtttttttgtatggtaatgtatgataacgagtttgaaacaaaagaaaatagaatttaaaccgCAAGGATAacattgaaccacaacatctaTGCACTCtaatgaattttaatttctcgCTAAACCCGAAACGCAAAGACCATTCAGTAATAGAATATAAATTGATTTAATCGTTTTTTTAAGTTTGGATAGCTTGTCTCTCCAAGTAAACACGCCTTGCCATAAATTGGCGCTTTCTCACGCGCGCGCCCACTTCACTGGCCGTCTGAAACCGGTTCTGGCCGAttggatattttttaattaaatgtttCGTCAAAATTTTTAGGCTTTCCCTGCCCTGAGAAAAAATAGCTTGAAAagctataaaataaatagaacCTTTTTAggatgaaaaacaaacaaagctggCAAATGCTTTGCTGCAGTTCATTTAAATAATCGTATTGTAGTTAATATTATATATCGACCGGTTGTTGTAATAAACCGTGAGAAATTTAACTTAAGTTTATTGACAGGAACACGCGCGTTGATGAAGGTTTGTCAGGCTTTTTGCATAATGACAATGATTCCGTAATCATATCTCTAACTAAGTAATATATTAgacgcaattttttttcaagatcaTCGGACTAATCGAAAGACTAATCGCTTGATCAAACTACATTGTAGTTGTACAAATCTTCCTGGCTGACATATGCAAATCTTTGATTGTTTTCAAAGTCTTTTTTAGGCCCTAAACAAAGATTGCCGTGGATTTGATTATTGTTCACTACATCATGTGGGCGCTTCGCAATGTGCTATGCTTCAGCAAGTTCTGCCACCTATAAATTGAAACACTTTGCGGTGAACTACATTTCCGAAGAGAAATATCTGTCATAGACACGCCACGAAAGAGGTTGGATGTTTTTTAAAGTCTTTTAATCCTTGGAGATCGTATATAACTGGTGAATGTTGATGCAAAAGAGTAAGCAACCTGGACTCAGCTAAAGAACTTCTACTGTTCCTCTGAATTTGGATCGCTTAAGGTTGTTCTGTCAGTGACGAAATTTATTGACAACTGCGACTGAGTGACTCTACGCTCTAGCGATTCCTTGAACGATCTTGGGCAAGATCGAAATTACTCAGTTCACCATGCCAAAAGgtaaagaacaaaaagaaaacgataaaGACAGTTATCTGCAAAAGTTTACCATCGCCGTATTTGGTGACTCTGGAGTAGGTAAGACCTCGTTGATCAATCGCCTTGTTGATTTGAAATTTACCCCAGAACACATTCCCACGGTGGAGGACTTTCATGTCAAGCATTTGGCTTTTCAAAACAAGACATGTGAGCTTCAAATCATCGACACCTCAGGGACGTATGAGTTTCCAGCCATGAGAAGGGTAGCCATGGATAAGGCGGACGCTTTAGTATTAGTGTATTCCCTGGATCGGCATGATTCGTTTACAAAGCTTGAACGTTACATGGATGAAATTCGCGCGACTAAGTCCTCAACAAAATGTTTCGAAAAGCCTGTTATTGTAGTTTCAAACAAATCTGACCTACCGAACATGAGCGAACCAAGGTTTGTGGACAAACGAGGGCTCAATGTTCATGTCAGCCTGCACCTCCAGGTCAAATATGGATGTTTCTGGGTAGATACGTCCGCCAAAACAGGCGACAACGTGGAAGATGCCTTTCACAAAGTTTTGGATCACTTACTAAACAACTGTGACAAGAGGCGGAAAATATCACAAACAAATCGGCCAAAAAGGATCAGTTCTTTGTTATACGGCAGAAAGAAGATATCTCGATAACAAAATCATGACCAGATTTTTATTGGAATGAGTATTTTAGTACTCTATGCGTGCACACGTACACTTAAAGGTATGTACATTGTACACGCTCAATGACGCGGGCTTGTTTGCTTTTCAGGAATGACAACTCATTCAAGGTTTGAAGTATAATATAAGTCAGTCGGATATTTAGTTAACAAAAATAGCAACAGAGCGTTATCCTGCAAAAGGTGATTCATGCTCTTCGAGAATATTTTATGACCTACCAGAAGTGATTTGCAGATTACAAGCATTAAAAGAAATACGTACTGTAGATAGATGGCACGGCAAAGTACAATCAGTGTCTGCACTTGTAGAAGAACCCTTTATGACTACTTCTAAGCGATAAAACCTGCACCTATGCAATTTTATACATCAAAAAAGGTCGCTGAACAAAATGTCACCAACTATACTTGATTTTGAGTTGCAGACGACAATTTTAATGCGTACAACTCGCTAGCATGAAAATAATAGGGCAAACTATTGAAGAAAACAAATCTTGGTAGGGAATTTATGTTATCCGGAAGTCTAAaagaaaatcttaaaatttgaaatttaaagaCAATATTTTAAATCGTTTCATCGGTTTCGTTTCTTATAGTCTACTGAATGAAGAGCTTATCAATCAGCTTTTAATTGACAATTTATGGAGTTAAGGAGGCAAATATTACGTCATGGCAAATTAAAACGCATGTTTCCATCATTTTGACACGCTCTAAGAATCTCTATGTGACCAAAGCGCTCGACATTTTGTATTCAAAGATTCATAAACGTGGCAAAGAACACTCTTTAAGTTATTCAGAAAATCCTTGCCGTGTATTATTGGTGatgaccaaaaaaaagaaaatttagagTTGAGCTTGCTCTCAAGCTACGGGGGAattcagaaattttgaaaacttttgatTGAAATGATTCAGCTCCAGCAGGTGTCCCTGAGTGTTTTTTATGCTAATAGGGGTAAGCGATTTTAAGCATTCGTGGAATTTGATCTCTTGCTCAGATCTATATACTTCTAAAGAAACTCGACTGAGAAAGTCCAATGcgatgtttttaaagaaaaaatgaaagacgGCGTCAAACGTCACATAAACCATCGCTTAGTATCTCCAGCTCAAAAACTTAAGGAAAGAATTGGCGTAAAAATAAAGTGATTGACCTTATTGTTTAAAGGCGTTGGCAGGTTAAACGTATTGACTCATTCATTTCATCAATAGCTGTGAATTGTAAAATGAATTCAATAGTTCATAATTGGTATCATTTACACTATCACAGTAGCCTAGAAGGTTTACCATTcacacaaacaataaaaaaagaagaagaagaagaagaaggagaagaagaagaagaagaagaagaagaagaagaagaagaagaagaagaagaagaagaagaagaagaagaaaaagaagaagaagaagaagaagaagaagaagaaggagaagaagaagaagaagaagaagaagaagaagaagaagaagaagaagaagaagaagaagaagaagaagaagaagaagaagaagaagaagaagaagggacAGAGGCAATATGggtgtaaaataaaaattataattaaattGCCATATTATAGTAAATTTGTTTCAACAACGTAGAGTGGAAGCTGCTCTTAAAGAAGATTCCCGTAAGTGGACAGCTAAACCGcgtttttctcaactcccatTCAAATTCTGTATTTCAGATCAATTTGAGTTTTTACCCCAGAGTTGGAAAAGAGTGTATAAACGACGATGAAATTTGGTCTACAACGCGTTCCCTAATCATTCGACTCTAGCAGAACTCCCCAgtgcatttgacaaattgaacgagttggaataaccgcgatgaagtttgaaagaacgggTACAATTATCAGGGACGGATCCAGAGGGCGGGGGAAGGGTGGGTTGGGTGGCTAGTCACCCCACTTAGGACAGCCCacctaaacaaaattaatacacagaaaaacaaacgGAAAACGTGCAATCGCCATTCATGCAAAGTGAATGCAGAACCATCGACAGAAGTGTAGTTTTTGAGAAATTCGTGGCGCTGCGTCCTAGTATAGACTAATGAGGGTGCCTACACTTTTGGCTGACAAGGCTAGTAAGGTTTTTCTATtaccttctaatttttttctttttgtggctTTTCAAGAGTTTGCAGTGTTACAGTCTCCAATTCGTCCTTTCTAAATCACTGTGTTTTCAACTGGGACACGCTTGGGAAAACTTAAAATAAGTGTAGTTTGCCGGACGATTGGTATCAGCCATCCCCCgcaaaaaaaatcctggatcagcCCTTGATTGTacattatattatttatttatttattttcgcTGCTGTCGTCGTAGTGGTGGCATAAACGTATCCTTGTGACtttgaaatgataaaaaataaagggGCTTGCTTGCGGTTTTGACAGCACAAGTTTTCGCATTAAACGTGTAGGCCCGACTGAAGCGCTCAACCAAAAATGGGTACGTGCACAACAAGTTTTTAATAATGGCATATCCTTTAAATGTTTATCTCACTTCCTAGACTGAGCAAAGAAAGTAAGATAAGTTGTTTGcaaataaatttttcctttGCTAGCGCTTCTTAATAAAAGCACTGACAGCGTTTCCGTTCCTTATGATCGATAGTTTTTCTCGGTACTTCTCAATTGGCGCATTTTAGCAAGCTCGCATCTCACTTTTGTCGCCCTCGTACATAATTCCTCCACATCTTTTCTAACTTTCAATAGCCTCTGATTCAGAACATGAACCTCATCTAAAACACCCATCAACttttcatcatcattgttaGCTTTGCCATTGTCCGGTAGCCACGATTCCGTCAACGTAGTAGCCTGTGCCAGGGTCTCGTTTTTCGCGCTCTTTTTCAATCCATTGTCCGcgctatcttggagcctggaagaGCCTATTAACATAGTATTAAACTTGATTTCCGATGATAGTTTGTCTTCTACATCTCTACCTTTAAGACTATTGATATTAGTTCCAAAACTATCGACGCTTTCGTCGCCTTCTGATAAATCAGATAAAAGCATTTTACCAATCGAATGTTTACTTGGTTTACAGTGTTTAGAAATCAAAATACCACGTAATGCATCCCAGTGGGAGATTCTTCCTTCCAAGGAATCAAGGGATCCGTTGACCTCTCCTCTTTTCCTCAGCTCTTCCCACAACTCATTCAATGTAAATTGACCTAGACGGAAGCGAAGACTACTTTTATCTCCAAGGTTTGCAAACCCACTGCACCTCGAGCTTTCGAATGTTTTAACCAGGTCCTGTACAGACCTAGATCGTTGTCTCTTTGTTTCAACTTCGGAAAATATAAGACGAGCCTTAATTTCCTGAATCAAGAGATTATCATCTATCATGGCAAGCAACTCCAAGAGTGAAACTTGCTGGAGTTTTGAATCCAGACTTAAACGTCGCGGTAGGCTTCCAAAACTGTAAATGCCAGCGATCTTGAATATTCCTTTCTTATCTGATGATTCAAGTGTTAATGAAGCCACACGATGTCTTTGTTTCACAGCGTGCACAGACATCGTTTTAGGGCCAGTCAGTTCTGAATCCTTCAAGAATGGGTTTCATCGACTCCGACTTCTCTTTCGGCATAAACACCAAATTTCCCCGACTAAATTGTAATTATAGCAAATTGTTCAATTCACTTAATGGATTAATTACATGCTCCTTCAATTAGTGAACAGATGAATTGCCCTGAAAGTCCatgaaattaaatttaaaagaaataaagtaGCACAATAGgatcaaggaaagaaaaacggCTTTACCGGTGGGGTAGGGGGAGGGGTAGGACTGAAAATTTACTTCGACGAACGTACAACCCCACCCCACCACCACCCAGTACTGGATCGGACCTCTTTGTGTTGTCAACAAACAAttagagaaagaaaataataggGCAGACTTGCTGACTGCTttcgtctttgttttttcattacAGATAATCTTGATATTATCGTATTTAATTTATGTGCTATTTTCTGTAATGATGCAATATTTCATGGTCTCAATTAagcttattcacgaccgaaaaCAGATAGTTCGATGAATCTTAATTACGTGTAACCGGAATTATTTTTTTgaggaggaaaaataaaaaaccgaTCAAAGGATAGAGAAAAGTGAttctaaaagaagaaaaaacataacACTAATCTCCCTATTTAATTCTTTCAAACTGGATCAGCTGCGCGTATTGCAGTTTTGCAGAATTGAAAAATGACACATGTctaaccggggggggggggtactcgaccaatatttgggtatgggtgagccgctgagggtttgaaaccctgaccctgttaataggacaaaaaattcctaaattacataccctgtttaggaagACATCCTCAATTTtagtaccctgtttaggacatctccctcaattttattactaGAACAGACTCGCACAAATCATGCACACTGTTTAGTACAGACTTGCGCgaaaatacataccctgtttaggacagactcgtGCGAAATGATAcgccctgtttaggacagagaggacgaaaaccataccctgtccagcggcacatcctcgtataggccatataacggggtaccccccccccctcccccacgaTGTCTAATTGACCTCCTCCTACATATATTTGGACCTCCTGATTTGGACTGAAAAGTTGCAAAGCCGATTTTTAGGGTTAGCGTAGTAAGTTTATCAATGTGCAGAGggactttttttaaaaggatagAAGAGACATTTCCTATCTCCAGGCGGCCATGTAATATTTACCTGAATATGAATTAAGACGGGAACTCCGTGGCCAGGCCTTGTAAACACTCGGATCGCATTGCAGTTTGGTAGTGAtatttccaatatggcggcgaaCGTGTGGTGAGTTGGTCAGTGTTGGTGAGTATCTGTATGAACTTCTTACAAACCAAAGgctgtttcattttcatttttttaacgaaaTTTGTCTTAAATTTCCCCAGAAAGTAAAAATATGGCTTTTGGTTGGAACTGATCAATTTATGTTTTTTGATAGCCTTTCAAATACACGCTTATCCACTGTTAAATTTGACACTGTTTCTTTTGAACTTAGAATTTGCTTTCCCTGTCCGTTGGAACGCGTAAAAAGGCTTATTAATAAATAGCTTCTTTGATCTTACGTCTCGCCCTGGATATAAAGGCTCCCCCAAAGCTCACCAGCGCTTCATCAGTTGTAACCGTTTATGTATTTtaatcggtcagtgtaaaacgcagactgcggactgcgcaCCAGgggactgcggaccaggggtaaaatgcagactgagtgtaaaatgcagactgcagactgggagtaaaacgCAGGCACGGTGCAAAATgtagaccgagcataaactgtagtcgcgAAAGGGTACGGGTTTAGGTTAGAATATTCCGCAAGAAAATGTAAACGATCACTTAATTTGCTTAACAtttgctttcacaaatccattccctTCTTCATTGTGGCCTGTTCCTCCAGGCTTTCAGATAGTGAAgggcctggaacaggctatcctCTCTGGAACGTCTTCGAAAaataatcgcaatcttgaactCTTTACCCGACCGAGAGACCTCACGCTTCAAATTTCAATACACGTGACCATGAATTTGTACAACACGACGATATTTACGCTTAAATAAAAGCTGCTGACCAAAATACTCAACAGAAGGAATAATGGCGAtaaaaagggagtaaatcattccaacaacaaagaaagatgttctgcaggaaatttggatgaccttctatcgacagtattgcaaatcaaggtacacAAACTTGTTCATTAAAACTTCTGGCGAATATGCATCTCACTGAACAACAATAAATCAATAGAACACAAGGTTCACTTCAAATATACCCTGCTACTCGTCGTCCTCTATGTCTGTATCTTCCATGCCGAATGCCCAAAATCTGCCGAGTTGGTAGAATAAATGGTATACACATAACATGCCTCTCACGTGTGTTCCTCCTTTTCTCTcgttcctttccttttcccgcTTCCTCCTAAACCTctcccgccccctaagtagttttgacactcatgcaagatggcagcccgtaacgcaaagctctcgatctcgatgatgttacggaaaaatagaggactgtgaataGTCTAATCGAAAATAGGCATGCATGTTCTTTGATCTCCGCGAATGATGCAcaatatttcacaattttgttagatattgttctgttttgtttttgtgctcCTAGGCGTTAATTATCATCTACTATCACACTGGTTTTTGCCCTATCTAAAAGGCAATCACACTCTATAATGTATACATTCAAAGAAGATTATTGAACTTGTATTGTGGCTGCAACATCATGCATGCATTTTCGTCTTTCATCATTAAACTTAAAAGCGCGCTTCATATTTTCTTAAAGAGTTGAAAGGCTTGGGGTTTGACAGTTCACAGTTCACATAATATCTACTAATTGGgcatttggttttttttttcggttgaCAAATATTGAACTTTTAGATAAACACAGGTGATACGTGACTTATGTATTTTCACGCGTTTTGATTCTAGTCTGCCTTGTCCACATTACACTGCGGGCTCTTTTCTCTCATCCAAAGAAGCATTTATACTGCATACCGGAGAATTATACTTATTTGTTATAC encodes:
- the LOC140928353 gene encoding ras-like protein; this encodes MPKGKEQKENDKDSYLQKFTIAVFGDSGVGKTSLINRLVDLKFTPEHIPTVEDFHVKHLAFQNKTCELQIIDTSGTYEFPAMRRVAMDKADALVLVYSLDRHDSFTKLERYMDEIRATKSSTKCFEKPVIVVSNKSDLPNMSEPRFVDKRGLNVHVSLHLQVKYGCFWVDTSAKTGDNVEDAFHKVLDHLLNNCDKRRKISQTNRPKRISSLLYGRKKISR